A stretch of DNA from Cannabis sativa cultivar Pink pepper isolate KNU-18-1 chromosome X, ASM2916894v1, whole genome shotgun sequence:
TGGACAACCCAATTGATTTCTTTACAAAACCAATTTTAAGCACAGCAAAGCTACAATAAAAATAAGAGATAAAATAAGTACCTTTACTAGTTTGCTGAGAACCTCTTAATATTTGCAAGTCCTTTATGGTTCCATATGTAGAGAAAAGAGCAGAAACTTCAGCTTCAGAAACATTCTTTGGAAGCATACCAACAAAAAGTTTGTGTTCTGGTTTGTAGTAAAGTCAAataataaatgttaaaaattgataaaataattcagcATAacgaaaaaaatgaaataaatacaaCTCATGACTTGAAAATAGAAACAAACTCAAAATCATCTTAGGAACAGAAACTGTcatgtgaaattatattacaCTACAACCTAGCCTTTCCAACTCGCCATCAGCATACTTCACTTGCAACGGAGTAGATGCCTGAATTGAACAGAAAGAACAGGACACCTTTCAATCAGACTAAGAGAATACAAACACACAGCACACAATAAAACTATAAGTTCCACAAATTAACACTAGCCTAAGGCAATAATGTGAGTGACTAAAAATTTATATTCTACCCTGACTATAGTTTTCATCAAGGCTTTTTACAAGTGCAAAAAGTATGTCTTGCATTGACCAAATCACAATCATCCGTGCAGTCAAAGGCAAGAACCCAACTGAGAAGCTTGCCTGGGAAATTACTTGAAGATCCAAAAGGCCTAAAATGGGCTCCACAAATCACTCTAACACCTAGACCAGGAAAATGCCAAACTCCATAAGCACATATCTTGTATAAGATTTGTCTAAACATGATGCTGCTTGATACAATGCAGAGTGAAATACCAATTCCAGACCAAGTTAACTCGAAAAAATCCCAAAACGCTAAAGAATTGGAATCATTAAAAAATGAACACCAAGAAGTTGGGTTTATTCACACCACCCCCTGTAACACCATTTTAAGAAAAGTGCGTACATATTTTATTCCAACTTGCCTCTAAAACGTAGTGCAGAAACACTGAAATTGGTAATGTCAGTGACTCCAACTATTTCACTAATCCAAAATTAGTAAGTGGTAAAATACTTATCAGTAGTAAATATGAAGCTAACCAAAGTCAACGACAGAAGTTGCAATAAGTTTTTAGTCACATATATCCAATGTGCATGATTTAGTTAGTGTCCCAATTGCAAGATCATGAAAACTACAGTTGATTGCGATCACAAAATTATATCACATTCTTCACAATTATCAACAAAACACCAAGAAATAATGTAGCAAACCAAACATAAAATCAGAGATCGTAGTTCAACTAACCCCAGGTAGCGTTTTCTTATTATGACACGCATTGACGGCTTTATCTGCCTCCTGTCTCGACGGACATATGACAAAACAACACCCTGCAAACAAATACACGAGAACCAAAAGCACAGAATCAAAACCATGTAGAAGGTCGGAGTCGGACTCTAGGGTTGCCCCAAAAGAAAACCCCAAATCTCAAGAACAATCTTCCGAATCACGCAAATCATAGGCATTATGAAGCGAATATGAATTCAACGACGAAGACAGAGGAAAACAAAACAGGAAAGTCAATGGTGAAGCGGGAGAATGATTCAGAAACCTCGAGAGGCACGGGTGACCTTGTCTTTGATGATGTTGACCTCGTCGACCAGAGAAAACTCTTGAAACATTGTGAGAAGCTGAGCTTCGGTCATGTGCTTCGGCACCTGACCAACGAACAGCTTCACGCTCTCCTCACTGCTcgattttctctctttcttcccctCCGCCATTAATGCCTGAacacacacactctctctctctatctctctttctctctctctttctctttctttctctcctaAAAGGATTTTCCTCGTGGAGTCGTCGCAGGGGAAAATTTGGGGATTTCTGGATGGCAAAGTTGGATCTTCATCTTTCGTTATAgacttttgtttatttatttatatttattattatataattaattatgttttcTACCCagatttcctatttaattacgATATTGCCACTACAGCTGTCTCTGTCGTACGCCTCGTTGTGGATAGTTGTAAATGTACAGCTCGACTTCTGGCCGAGATTTGTAATTCTGTAGGAATTTCATAACGGAATTACCTTTTTACCCTCTCGTTGTTAACGGCGATGCTGGTGTGGACTGTGGACCCCCCTCCTAGAGTAGAATCCTTGCAAGTTACAACTATGGTGCTAACcatattttcaattttcaattttcaattttcaattgttatatatattttgtcaaTTTTCAATATTTCCTATTTCGGCTATTTAAAGTTTGAtattagtttctttttattagaaaaatatataaaaaataatacatagaTAATGTTAATTTTATGTCAAAGAATTTCTCCTGAATGGCTTAGTAAATATGGGTCGGGTCAGAtgtcaaaagaaaaaatatatgtatattggtagGGTCTTTTGACACTGCATGAAATCAGTACCCACGACctgatacaaaaaaaatatgtgcTTAGGCATAATACAGTGCGATACGACAAGTTTGAAAACACAATACGTAAGCACAAATAAATTAGTTCAAAAGTACAATCTAATAAGATGTATTAAGCTGGTGCTGATGGTCAGCTTATTGAGGCGTTTTGCTTGCATAAAGCTAGTTGTGTTCAACCCAGTTTAGTGGAGGCCATTGTTGTCAAAAAGACTTTAAGTTGGATTAAGAAGAAAAGATGGAAGCATGTTATTGTGGAAACCGATTCTCTTGTGGTGGTTCAAGCTCTTTAAAGTAATGTTGTGATGCATTCTATATGTGGTTCAACTATTACGTACTGTCTTAATTTATTAAAGTCTATGTCACATGTCAATGTTAGTTATGTTAAACGATCTGTTAATAATGTCGCTCATTGTCTTGCTCCCGGTACTTGTTACACCACAAGAAACTAACTTTTTAGCAACAAAATTTTAGCTACCAAATATAGTTGGTAGCAGTTAATTaatattagttactaaattttcGTAGCAAAATGATTTTGTAGCAagttctaataaaaaaatattatatgagtTTCCTACCAAATATTTTAGtagcaaatttatatttttagctaCAATTATCTTTGGTAGCTAACATTTTGAgcactaaataaaaatttgcTACTAAATTTTAGTAGCAAAATGAGTTTTAATAAAAATGACACTAAATATGCTTGTTACTAAAAATTTTGGTGGCATATGAATACTTTTAGCTACTAGTATTTTTTGTAGCTAAAATTTTATATTGgcgtaaaatataaaattgatgCATTTTGTATATATTGGAATTTATtgcaattataaatttattgctactaaattatatcatatttttacactagcaaataaatatttctagttGAAGTGTTTTATgtattactaattaataaatgtagaatataatataatatatatgtaagaatagtaaacataaaaacataattaaatcTGTACTTGTgctacaaattaaaaaaattaatctatattttcttaaaaaacaatatgtatataaattatattttgttctAATATTAAAGAAAggtaaaaagaaataattaaatttataataaatgaacaagataaactaaatttaaaaaattataaacgccataaaaaattgaaagaaaaataatgtaataaacAACTACATAACTCATATAGGATACATATAACTTTGTTGAAACAAAGATACTAGATGGACCCTCTAATAAGCTTCagtaaaaatttcaaagaaaccaACATAGATAAAAGCATcttagggaaaaaaaaaaaagaacttactaccttaaaacaaattaataaactGAAAGGTTTGCATAACACAATAACAATGTTTCTTTTATTGTGATCACTCAATTAAAGCACTCCATCTTctgtaattttttctaaaaattggTCAGCCCATTCCAAAcgaatttcatcaatttcttgTTTTGTATAAGTTTTTTTCCCATTCCACTGCAATGAGTAAGGTAAGTATTAGTTCATATAGTAGTATTTATAAtagaatagaaaaatattttattgtagTGTATATaccccaaatatatatatatatatatatatatatatatataacttacttGAGTGGTTAGCCAATTGATAGGTctagaattcatgcaaaattTACGCATGTATCTCATTAGATAATATCCACACTCAAAATCCGATATTTGTTGAGGACACTGcacatatttatgaaataaaaacacataaataatttaaaatttatagaataattactatattgttatattaatgtaattttattttacaacttACTTTTATAGATTTCCATGTAATGCCAGACTTTTTTGGCTGCCTATTACTGGAAGCATTGTAGTAATCAAAAGTCCTAATAAACaaaagaaatattaaaataatttaaaaataaaaattaaattagactAAACCATAATATTATTTAACTTACATTGCCATTagagatttaattttattaggcgGGGGTAATCCAATTGAGTCAAGCCAATAACATGTTTCACGCAATACATCAATAATTGCTAGCATCCAATGGTCTCTGTTGACCACCAAAGTAAGATATTATATGTAAGTCAAATATATTGATAACATAAATAGTTAACTAAATAATTCTTACCCAGTATTAACAGAAAGCAACCAAAATTGTCCCGCTTCTGTTCCTTCCATGCGATCTGCCATTGTCATTGCATTTTGTGCTTGACATGAATCCAAAGCTAAAATTGGATGAAAGAAACGAAAATATTGTGCTCGATTTGCCTTCACCAACTTTTCATGTAAGATCCTAAATATTACAATTagattaataaggaaaaaatattatttagtgCATTAAGTGTAATTTAAAGATAAATTTTTTACCTAATGTAAAATACTATGCAAGCAGCTCCAATCCGTTTCATAGTGCCTAGATGAATTACATCAATAGGTGAAATATGTAAATATTCATCATTATCCAAAATTTCTGGGTCCATGACCATGGAAAAAGTGTGTGAAGCTTTTATAAATCGAACAGCTAGTAATGCAGCTTTTACACCCTTTGGAGTGTCCTTAGGAATCTCAAATTTAATTGGAGAATCTCGCACTTCTTCTAAATTTGAGGACGATTGAGTGGGTTTTTGTGAAGATGAGGGTTGATCTTTTTCTTTACTTGGTTCCAGTTGCGTGAAAAAACTATTTTGTTTATcctgaatcaaaaaaaaaaaaaattgttttaatttttttttttgcacagattattattttaatttagataCTATTAAGTAtagattaatattttttatatagaaatcatttggtataatttttattttagttggatACTAAAAGGTAATAGTTTTACtttaaattgattaatttatacTATATCTATATGTGGGTTACCAAGAGGTATAATTTATGTAATAAGAgtatacaaattaaaaaaaaaatatctaccaTTAAGTATTataaattgaaattcaaaaagtagCTACCACATAATATATAAGCATCTTAAAAGATATAGATTTAGATGTTATTAATTctgttgaagaaaaaaaatgtacaaaaaaaaaaattaaagtataaaaatggaaattaaatacatattttactaaataaataggtccaataaaatagtaattaaattttaaacactcttttgaaaataaaaaacaaaaaataataccaaacatgctcctAATTTTTTGGGGAGTTTACACATCTATACTAAGAAGGgtgaataatattaattttgttaagaaataaataatataccCATAATCTAACAATAATTATCATATAAGACTAATATagtttatatgtgtatatatttagATACCAATTAGTATGTTACCtccttaaaaaaattagtagGTTAGCTAAGGGTTTAGATACTAATTAGtagtttttgttttaattttttttttgcacatattattattttaatttagataCTATTAAGTAtagattaatattttttatataaaaatcatttggtataatttttattttagttggatACTAAAAGGTAATAGTTTTACtttaaattgattaatttatactatatatatgtggGTTACCAAGAGGTATAATTTATGTAATAAGAgtatacaaattaaaaaaaaaatatctaccaTTAAGTATTataaattgaaattcaaaaagtagCTACCACATAATATATAAGAATCTTAAAAGATATAGATTTAGATGTTATTAATTctgttgaagaaaaaaaaatgtacaaaaaaaaaattaaagtataaaattggaaaataaatacatattttactaaataaataggtccaataaaatagtaattaaattttaattgtagtttttttttaatgaaattttaaatgtggttatttaaattatttaatatgaaAAAGTGGGTATAGGTTTTTGCATCATAtattagtaattattatttttttttgaaaattatatattagtaattatttataatagtattagggTAAATTTTCCTAATATTTTTTAAGGCTAGTaaaaggtttaatttttaaaaaataataataataaataaaataagaaggAATAAGCTAGCAGCTAGCTTTAACACACACAAACCCTAAACTCCCAAAAGCTAAACCTAAAATCGATCTATCACAGCTTATTCCTAAATTCCTAAATTCCTAAACCTGATATCGATCGTGCCGCCTAAATTCCTAAACCTAAAATCGCTCTCAGTCTCTCCCTCTCGTCTGGTTACAAAGTATGGAGCAGGAAATCTAAACCAAAAACCAACATAGTTGCATTTGGGGGTGTGGCGGTGGGAGGAGTTGCGATTGGCGGGGGGAGGAGTTGCGATTGTGAGTGGAAAAGAGAAGAATGAGAGTATAAAAAGGGCGGGGTTTGAAGGAAGGGGGGAGTAGTAGGAGGAGGGGCAGTTCGAGGAGGAGCAAGCGATAACCACCGAAGACATGGAAGGAAACAAAAGGTTTCGTCTGGTCACGATGTTTCTTCGAACGACTGCTCTAGTGGTATATCAGCAGCTTGATTCGAATGAATTGgaacaaaaggaaaaatctttTCTTCTTCCAGCTTATTATATAGAGGATTTAAGAAAAATCACATTTTACAGGCAAACAATAGGGTATTTTtgccttgtttttttttttttgttttatgtttagTGGTAGTAGGATTTGAATTGAACTTCACATTGGCTACTGCTGGGGCAATTGGGGCCACAGAGTGTTGTCTAGCTACTCTACACATTCATGTCCCTGCTGTGGTTTAGTAATTGTAGCTTGGTCTAATGCTTTTCCTGGTCTTACAGGGGTGCACGATGGTACTCTATGGAAATGGTTGGAGTGGTTACATATACTGGGGCTAAAATTATTCAGAATGCTCGCATACTGGTTGAGAAGATTGGAAAGCCACTTGAGTTAGATACAGATGGTATCTGGTGTGCACTTCCTGGATCTTTTCCAGAGAACTTTACTTTCAAAACAAAGTATGTATAACTCTTAGTATTGTATCAGTAGTACAAGGGGCATGAGTTTGTGAACCTTTTTTGGCGCATTACCTACATTTTCTTTAAGTCCATGATATACTGATATTGTTTATCTAAAGATACTAACTACTCTATGGGAAACAAATGTTTCAGGgacttgaagaagaagctgaCTATCTCGTATCCATGTGTTATGTTGAATGTTGATGTGGCAGAAAACAATACAAATGATCAGTACCAGGTCACCTTTAAACGTTTTTTTGGTAGTATCATGCCTAGTGCAGTTTTTTCAaatgtttattaatttattcattTAGGAAAAAAGAAACAGAAAGCGAATTTGCAAAGGAGCAATTTAAGCTTGATTGTTTGACAAAAACCTACTAACACTTTTCTCTTAACAGACCTTGACAGATCCCTTGGCCAAATCTTATACAACTCATAGTGAATGCTCAATTGAATTTGAAGTGGATGGGCCATACAAGGTGACATGGAGTGTGATATCAATTATAGTTCAACATTTCCATATTTTGTTACTAATATATTGGTTTCATGCAGGCAATGATTATTCCAGCTTCAAAAGAAGAGGGAATTTTCATTAAGAAGCGATATGCAGTTTTCAATGATGATGGGACCCTTGCTGAACTTAAAGGTTTTGAAATTAAGCGTAGAGGAGAGCTGAAGCTCATCAAAGTTTTCCAGGTATCCCTACCATATCCTATGTTTTGTGTTTGTACCCAAGTATTAAATGAATTTATCTTCTTCCCTATATATTAGTGTTTCTTTCCAGGGGCTTGCTgggttaaattatattattttcctGTACTAAAAACCTCACATGATTCTGTTTTTTCTTTCGTTGCGATGTCTAATGGTTGGATAGCTTCTTTTAAATAACTACACCAtgactattaaaaaaaaatctgaaacaATTAAGGGTGCATGGTTCACCCCTTTTAAAGGAGTGTGTTGTGTAAACACTGTATTATTAGGTTATGTTTTGAATGTGATAAATATTATTGTAATAATGCAGAAAGCAATAGAGAATGGCGCCCTATCAATTCTATATTTCCTAGTTGGTTTCAATGCATATTGTTTTAGTGAAATAGGATAGAAATTTATTCAAACCTGTTTGTGTTTGTATGTACTGattccttgtatcctttttgaaaTTCTTTGAAACACCTAACCAGTTGAAACACttgaaagaattttttaattaacaatCTAATCAATGCAAGATTATAATGTCAATcatgatatatatatcaaatatcATTTAGCTCATACCTTAACAACTATGTGAATTGCTCTTCAGATTTGTTGAGACTGTTGAGGCAAATTGAGAttcttttgagagaaaaaaaataagtgaAAATTGTTAACCGTGAATAGAgtaatgaaaaaaatgatgataaatattaatgtatagtaCATACATACGTATATATGAaaaatcaaattcaaattttaatttttgaaatagtaATTCTGTTATCTTTTCTCCCTTGTTTTATGGGATACTATCTTTttggaaatttaaatttaaattactcTGTACAGTATGTTGTATAtacgtttttattttattttttatttttgaataaactaAATTCAATATTCTATAACTAAAATGTTCTACATTTGTGTTAATATaggtataatttttaatttaaaaatagattacTAGATTTTTAAATATAGATTTTTAAATACTTATTTTTAAATGTATAAGTATCAGTAAGCAATCTGGAACTTAGTTTGATTGACCTAAAAATATGGATAGTTGCAAGGTTCTTTGTGCTGGAGCAAAATCCTCCACTAGCACATATGAGCATATGTGCTCTGTTACGTAGCAGCAGATCAGAAAGCTTAGTTTGTAATTCTTCTACAAGTTACCAACACAGATCGCAAAATCTCATCGTGAATCATAACAAAACAAGTTGCAACAATTTTCTTACTGGCAACCTTGTGAAGCTAGCTGCATTGTACTTATTTAATCAGGCTGTGATTTGTCTCTCTTCTGGTGTGGACATAGTTCCATTGGGCCAACAATTACTTGCAGACCTTGAACAACTTGTAATTACGGTCGGTTTGGCATCGTCGGGAAAATCCATACAACCTCGGCCCCTAAAAATTATATCAAAACAATTTTGTTCCAGTCTTTCTTTAGGGTCagcttttattttgttgtttttgtttttgtttttgcagGTTTATTTGTATGTGTAGTATTGTAGATTACGCCAATTATTGTGAAAGAGAATTTGAACTTCTGTGATTTGGTTTTTTTGGccctattgaaaaaaaaatcctcCACTGGTTTGGTTCCCAAAAAGCTCCGGCAGTTGATTCCAAAggtgattttttttaaagtttctgGCAGATTTGTATTATAATAATGTAAATACATAAGCAGTAAATGGAGGATCATCCTCTCCGTGTACCATGCTTGTGCTTGAAAGTTTTATTTGGAGCTCGGGCGGGTGCGTAGTTAATCACTAAAGAGAGCTTATCTTTCTCTTGCTACCAATGAAATACCTTGATTTAATAGTCTATACAATGATGGGAGCCACCCTTGTTATCTCTCATTGCTTGCTTTGGTCAAAGACCGTTCATAAGCTCCAACATATTATCCTATGGTGGTACTAATATCCGATGGTCTTTGATTCTTGGTTAATTTAGCATGAATACCATATCTAGTGTATGTGGTTGCATGTTTTAAATGTTTCTGTGCATTTTTTTATTCAAGTCATTTAAAGTGAGCGattgcttttatttttttacaatctTAGCCAGCGTCATATCCCATAAGGTTAGAGGAGTTAACATTTTATCAGTGTTTTTGCCTTCACTATTTGAGCATAGTTACTTGTGATCTTCTTTTTCTCTTTAGGACATAGAACTAGTTTTGATAGAACAAGTAGTCTAGTATTTAGTAATGATGCTTATGGTTGTGTCATGATTTACTATGAGAAATGTTCGTTTGATTCGTGAACTAAGTTGCATCAACAAAGACTAGGAAGAGAGAAAATCACAGGTCACAGAATATCATTTGTAGAATATTCTATTGAACAAATTTTAATAGTTGTCTCAATGTTTCTATACAGCTTGATTACATTCTGCAAAGGCTAAAGTTCTTACAGTCTAACTTTAGATATTTtcttatggaaaaaaattataattattttgtgtACGTACTCatttattatagaataattatgattttttccCTAACTGTCACTTATATAGAGTGCCACCcagatatatttatttatttttaaaaaaatcactcAAATTATCAAAACTATTAGAAATTTGTACCTTCATTTGCAAGTACTAGCTTTATCATTGTTGGAGATGTTTATGTTTGTTAACTATATATCTCTTTTCGATAATAGTATTTCAGTACTTAACCATGTTTGTCTGTAACTGCGTGGGTATTTTAATTTCAAACCATtcttcctcaaaaaaaaaagtgggaaTTTACTTAGGAATCGTTTAGTATGCTGTATAAATTGTGTTTTATCAAGCTATTACCAGTcaactattttttgtgacatgTTTTGTGGTTCATCTTATTCAGGTGCTCTTATCTGGTGTAGTAACTTCAGAAGTTGCTATTTGGAAGGATTTACTTGTTTACTTGCTATCTGGAAGGATTTACTTGCTATCTGGTTTAGGTGTTTACCTTCACAACCCGACAGCCCTTGTTGCAGCCGTATACCTTTGATCTGGTCAATTGGTGTTGTGAGAGTCCACACCAATGGCATCACGAGAGGGCTCAATTTATTGTATTGCAAATATAAAATGTTTGGGGAAGTACTAACAGAGGTCGGATATAAGCCAACATCCAAGATTGATTTGATTTTTATAGATTTGtgtatgttatatattttaaattatgttacAGATTTTGTATTATATATCAACAATTTACTAGTtgaatttgtatatatataagttattattaattctattaaagtaagttttgatattttaattattctacaaatatataattagaaattttacattaatggaataattaaaattaaatattaaatataaatttggtTGGAAAATCACATATCattcaatttaaatttattttgcaaCAAAATTTCAGTagcaaaattattatatttttaagtactAAAGTTGTATTTGTTACCAATTTTAAAGAGATTTGCAACCAAAATGTAGTAGCAAAAAAGTTTTAGTTGTCTTTCAAAGTAATTATTTCGCTACTAGATTTGACTTTTTTTGCTACAAAAATATTAGTAGCAAATTTGCTACAAATTGTCTTGGTAGCAAAAAACTTTCACCAACGGAGTATTAGCTACGAAGTAGCCACCAAAAAAAGTTAGTAGCAAAAAGTTTAATAGCTACTAAATAGGCATTATTTACTACCAATTTTTTTGTAGCTgaatatccttttttttttagtgtt
This window harbors:
- the LOC115720315 gene encoding DNA polymerase epsilon catalytic subunit A-like isoform X2, translating into MEMVGVVTYTGAKIIQNARILVEKIGKPLELDTDGIWCALPGSFPENFTFKTKDLKKKLTISYPCVMLNVDVAENNTNDQYQTLTDPLAKSYTTHSECSIEFEVDGPYKAMIIPASKEEGIFIKKRYAVFNDDGTLAELKGFEIKRRGELKLIKVFQLQGSLCWSKILH
- the LOC115720315 gene encoding DNA polymerase epsilon catalytic subunit A-like isoform X1; the protein is MEMVGVVTYTGAKIIQNARILVEKIGKPLELDTDGIWCALPGSFPENFTFKTKDLKKKLTISYPCVMLNVDVAENNTNDQYQTLTDPLAKSYTTHSECSIEFEVDGPYKAMIIPASKEEGIFIKKRYAVFNDDGTLAELKGFEIKRRGELKLIKVFQVLLSGVVTSEVAIWKDLLVYLLSGRIYLLSGLGVYLHNPTALVAAVYL
- the LOC115720318 gene encoding uncharacterized protein LOC115720318, with product MVMDPEILDNDEYLHISPIDVIHLGTMKRIGAACIVFYIRILHEKLVKANRAQYFRFFHPILALDSCQAQNAMTMADRMEGTEAGQFWLLSVNTGDHWMLAIIDVLRETCYWLDSIGLPPPNKIKSLMAMTFDYYNASSNRQPKKSGITWKSIKCPQQISDFECGYYLMRYMRKFCMNSRPINWLTTQWNGKKTYTKQEIDEIRLEWADQFLEKITEDGVL